The following coding sequences lie in one Arachis ipaensis cultivar K30076 chromosome B03, Araip1.1, whole genome shotgun sequence genomic window:
- the LOC107633209 gene encoding uncharacterized protein LOC107633209 — protein sequence MVKHQELANKNHEASLRNLERQIGQLSKQPAERPTNTFPSDTIQNLKKECKAIQLRSERTLENDKVDSKVATEEKDQEKLKKKEEEPQAPRKGKQVMEEHPQEQRKEVKPYIPPLSYPQKLQRELKDQQFPKFLEVFKKLEINLPLAEALEQMPLYAKFLKELINKKRSWNEKETMILTQECSEIIQKGLPPKLKDPGSFFLLCTIGNMSIDKALCDLGSSINLMPLSMMRRLSIEEVKPTRMSV from the coding sequence ATGGTGAAGCATCAAGAGTTGGCTAATAAGAATCATGAAGCTTCACTGAGAAATCTAGAAAGACAAATTGGACAATTGTCCAAACAGCCAGCTGAAAGACCAACCAACACTTTTCCAAGTGATACCATTCAAAATCTCAAAAAAGAATGCAAAGCAATTCAACTCAGAAGTGAAAGGACACTAGAAAATGATAAGGTTGATAGTAAAGTGGCAACTGAAGAGAAGGACCAGGAGAAGCtcaagaagaaggaggaagagccACAAGCTCCAAGGAAAGGAAAGCAAGTCATGGAAGAACAtccacaagaacagaggaaggagGTGAAACCTTACATTCCTCCTCTGTCATACCCTCAAAAGTTGCAAAGAGAGCTCAAGGACCAACAGTTTCCCAAGTTCCTGGAAGTTTTCAAGAAACTGGAAATTAACTTACCACTTGCTGAAGCTTTAGAGCAAATGCCATTGTATGCCAAATTCCTCAAGGAACTCATCAATAAAAAGAGAAGCTGGAATGAAAAGGAGACTATGATTTTGACCCAAGAGTGCAGTGAAATAATTCAAAAGGgtctcccaccaaaactcaaagatcctgggagcttctttTTGCTTTGCACCATTGGCAACATGTCCATTGATAAGGCACTGTGTGATCTAGGatcaagtatcaacctaatgccTCTATCTATGATGAGAAGGTTGTCTATAGAAGAAGTAAAGCCTACACGGATGTCCGTGTAA